In Arsenicicoccus sp. oral taxon 190, the following are encoded in one genomic region:
- a CDS encoding type II secretion system F family protein, translating to MSGLAVGLLLGVGLFCVWWSCWAPDESAPPDPRPRRGGGLADALVQADLRTVTVSQLVTGSLLLGGLTFVLAWATIAVVPVAACFAALAALAPVTYVRSRARRRRLMLRDLWPDAVDNVASGVRAGLALPEALAQLAVRGPEPLRPAFARFADDYRVTGRFSDCLDRLKGELADPVGDRLVESLRIAREVGGSDLGRLLRTLSTFLREDARTRAEMESRQSWTVNAARLAVASPWVVLATMATRPASLQPYGTPLGALVLGSGALMSSLAYWAMTRIGRLPEEQRVLR from the coding sequence ATGAGCGGCCTGGCCGTCGGCCTCCTGCTCGGGGTGGGTCTCTTCTGCGTGTGGTGGTCCTGCTGGGCCCCCGACGAGTCCGCGCCTCCGGACCCGCGCCCCCGCCGCGGCGGCGGCCTGGCCGACGCGCTCGTCCAGGCGGACCTGCGGACCGTCACCGTCTCCCAGCTCGTGACCGGGTCGCTGCTCCTCGGCGGCCTGACCTTCGTGCTCGCCTGGGCCACCATCGCCGTGGTGCCCGTGGCCGCCTGCTTCGCCGCCCTGGCGGCGCTCGCTCCCGTCACCTACGTCCGCAGCCGGGCCAGGCGCCGGCGCCTCATGCTGCGCGACCTGTGGCCGGACGCCGTGGACAACGTGGCCTCCGGGGTCCGGGCCGGGCTCGCGCTCCCCGAGGCTCTCGCCCAGCTCGCCGTCCGTGGCCCCGAGCCGCTGCGACCGGCCTTCGCCAGGTTCGCCGACGACTACCGGGTGACCGGTCGGTTCAGCGACTGCCTCGACCGCCTCAAGGGCGAGCTCGCCGATCCCGTCGGCGACCGGCTCGTCGAGTCGCTGCGCATCGCCCGAGAGGTGGGAGGCAGCGACCTGGGTCGGCTGCTGCGGACCCTGTCGACCTTCCTGCGCGAGGACGCCCGCACGCGCGCCGAGATGGAGAGCCGCCAGAGCTGGACCGTCAACGCCGCCCGGCTGGCCGTCGCCTCCCCGTGGGTCGTGCTCGCGACGATGGCCACCCGGCCTGCTTCGCTGCAGCCCTACGGCACCCCGCTCGGTGCCCTGGTGCTGGGCAGCGGTGCCCTGATGTCCTCCCTGGCCTACTGGGCCATGACCCGGATCGGGCGGCTGCCCGAGGAGCAGCGGGTGCTGCGATGA
- a CDS encoding pilus assembly protein TadG-related protein: MGLTVVAGMLVVVGIDVTAVQLARTQLWDAADSAALDAADRVDEDRVYAEGLHERVPVARAGVAEIAGRHLAEERRPHLVRSWSLGSRTGSPDGESAVVEVVGRVDLPIVGGVAEAFGGGVTVTVVSRARSQVR; this comes from the coding sequence TTGGGCCTCACCGTGGTGGCCGGGATGCTCGTCGTGGTCGGGATCGACGTGACCGCGGTGCAGCTGGCCCGCACCCAGCTGTGGGACGCCGCCGACTCCGCCGCCCTGGACGCCGCCGACCGCGTCGACGAGGACCGCGTCTACGCCGAGGGCCTGCACGAGCGGGTCCCCGTCGCGCGCGCCGGCGTGGCGGAGATCGCGGGCCGCCACCTCGCCGAGGAGCGCCGCCCCCACCTGGTGCGGTCCTGGTCCCTCGGGTCGCGCACCGGCAGCCCCGACGGCGAGTCGGCGGTGGTGGAGGTGGTCGGTCGGGTGGACCTGCCGATCGTGGGTGGGGTGGCCGAGGCGTTCGGCGGGGGAGTGACCGTCACCGTGGTGTCGCGGGCGCGCTCGCAGGTCCGATGA
- a CDS encoding helix-turn-helix domain-containing protein → MTEDNGFGGALRAARLAAGMSQSELGEPTFSRSYISLVESGNRAPSREIVEHVADKLGMSVDDVQAWALASGKRGDARAAVLQSEALSLLTTHTFEGAVKAASDLRDFALEADRLDLWWTAALMDLTLRIENDQAEDVIEQVRALAGHWFTRQSAVLTGRVRTVLAVALRVSGDLDASAKEAHAAVLAFQAHPTWRATGIAGLTALVSALGQQHRYSDASSWAQDLAKGAADAPNRLEAGNAYWALANLALATGDPHAGLSYYDQAIAAIDPDGHLRRWGRVHRAAADFRLKAGVDLEAVPSLLDKAATAFSLSSAASDHVELALVRGKHACAVEDWATARTQLEQVVRDGHLLAASEQADAHHHLGAALSELGEHKEAAEHLQESVRLLVRIGQAAPSTQP, encoded by the coding sequence ATGACCGAAGACAATGGATTTGGTGGCGCCCTGCGCGCCGCGCGCCTCGCAGCCGGCATGTCGCAGTCCGAGCTGGGAGAGCCGACCTTCTCGCGCAGCTATATCTCGCTGGTCGAGTCCGGCAACCGCGCGCCGAGCCGCGAGATCGTCGAGCACGTGGCCGACAAGCTCGGCATGTCGGTCGACGACGTGCAGGCCTGGGCGCTGGCGTCCGGCAAGCGGGGTGACGCCCGGGCCGCGGTGCTGCAGTCCGAGGCGCTGAGCCTGCTGACGACGCACACCTTCGAGGGAGCGGTCAAGGCGGCCTCCGACCTGCGCGACTTCGCGCTCGAGGCGGACCGGCTCGACCTGTGGTGGACCGCCGCGCTGATGGACCTGACGCTGCGGATCGAGAACGACCAGGCCGAGGACGTCATCGAGCAGGTCCGCGCGCTCGCGGGGCACTGGTTCACCCGGCAGTCGGCGGTGCTGACCGGCCGGGTCCGCACCGTGCTGGCCGTGGCGCTGCGGGTGTCCGGCGACCTCGACGCCTCCGCCAAGGAGGCCCACGCGGCGGTACTGGCCTTCCAGGCGCACCCGACGTGGCGCGCGACCGGCATCGCGGGGCTGACTGCGCTGGTGTCGGCGCTCGGGCAGCAGCACCGCTACAGCGACGCGTCGAGCTGGGCGCAGGACCTCGCCAAGGGCGCGGCCGACGCGCCCAACCGGCTCGAGGCGGGCAACGCCTACTGGGCGCTCGCCAACCTGGCCCTGGCCACCGGCGACCCGCACGCGGGGCTCAGCTACTACGACCAGGCCATCGCGGCGATCGACCCTGACGGGCATCTGCGCAGGTGGGGGCGGGTGCACCGGGCTGCTGCGGACTTCCGGCTCAAGGCGGGGGTGGACCTGGAGGCCGTCCCGTCGCTGCTCGACAAGGCCGCGACGGCGTTCTCGCTGAGCTCGGCGGCGAGCGACCACGTGGAGCTGGCGCTGGTGCGCGGCAAGCACGCCTGCGCCGTGGAGGACTGGGCGACCGCCCGCACCCAGCTGGAGCAGGTGGTGCGCGACGGGCACCTGCTGGCGGCGAGCGAGCAGGCGGACGCCCACCACCACCTGGGCGCGGCGCTGAGCGAGCTCGGCGAGCACAAGGAGGCCGCCGAGCACCTGCAGGAGTCGGTCCGGCTGCTGGTCCGCATCGGCCAGGCGGCCCCCAGCACGCAGCCCTGA
- a CDS encoding pilus assembly protein, with protein MTGTMPRAATRALTRATTGLVARTASRRCGERGSASLEFIGVAVLLLVPLCYLVMTLSQLQAGSYAVSGAARDAARVFAESREAGIGRARARSAARVIYQSYGFNGGEVALTCLDDPCLGPDARVRASSTLRIPLPLVPDVVRGVVPSEVSVTGEHLATVERFRGEP; from the coding sequence GTGACCGGAACCATGCCCAGAGCCGCGACCAGAGCCCTGACCAGGGCCACGACCGGGCTCGTGGCCAGGACCGCGAGCCGGCGGTGCGGGGAGCGCGGTTCGGCGAGCCTGGAGTTCATCGGCGTCGCGGTGCTGCTGCTGGTGCCGCTGTGCTACCTCGTGATGACGTTGTCCCAGCTGCAGGCCGGTTCGTATGCCGTGTCGGGGGCGGCCAGGGACGCGGCCCGCGTCTTCGCCGAGTCCCGCGAGGCGGGCATCGGCCGGGCGCGCGCCCGGTCGGCGGCCAGGGTGATCTACCAGAGCTACGGCTTCAACGGCGGCGAGGTGGCGCTCACCTGCCTCGACGACCCGTGCCTGGGGCCGGACGCCCGGGTGCGCGCCTCCTCGACCCTGCGGATCCCGCTGCCCCTGGTGCCGGACGTCGTCCGCGGCGTCGTGCCCTCCGAGGTCAGCGTGACCGGGGAGCACCTGGCCACGGTCGAGCGCTTCCGGGGCGAGCCGTGA
- a CDS encoding type II secretion system F family protein, whose amino-acid sequence MNLASSWSWPGAVLGLAWACGLLLVWHRLPVRRRPTLADRISPYLQDVQLPSTARAVTPSDSGLADLLRPLLVRLGSRLDRALGGQESVRRRLLRAGAPADVEGFRAEQVLWGAGGAALGGALAVVAVARDRGAVMPAVVLVAVAAMSGVVLRDHWLTRGVRRREQRILQEFPTVAELLALSVTAGEGAAGALDRVCRLSGGDLAHELRLCLAEARAGLSLPAALQTLADRTGLPGLARFVDGIVIAVERGTPLAEVMRAQAQDVREQGRRAVMEEGGRREIAMMIPVVFLILPVTVLFAVFPGLQLLTLTV is encoded by the coding sequence ATGAACCTCGCGTCCTCCTGGTCCTGGCCCGGGGCGGTCCTCGGGCTCGCGTGGGCCTGCGGCCTGCTGCTCGTCTGGCACCGGTTGCCGGTGCGACGGCGCCCCACCCTGGCCGATCGCATCTCTCCCTACCTCCAGGACGTGCAGCTGCCGTCCACCGCCCGCGCCGTCACACCGTCGGACTCGGGCCTCGCGGACCTGCTCCGGCCGCTGCTCGTGCGGCTGGGCTCCCGGCTGGACCGGGCCCTGGGGGGCCAGGAGTCGGTGCGTCGCCGGCTGCTCCGGGCAGGGGCTCCTGCGGACGTGGAGGGCTTCCGCGCCGAGCAGGTCCTGTGGGGCGCCGGCGGGGCCGCCCTGGGCGGAGCCCTGGCGGTGGTGGCCGTGGCCCGGGACCGCGGGGCCGTCATGCCCGCCGTGGTGCTGGTCGCCGTCGCCGCGATGAGCGGCGTGGTGCTGCGCGACCACTGGCTCACCCGCGGCGTGCGGCGACGCGAGCAGCGGATCCTGCAGGAGTTCCCCACGGTCGCCGAGCTGCTGGCGCTGTCGGTGACCGCGGGGGAGGGGGCCGCGGGCGCGCTGGACCGCGTCTGCCGGTTGTCCGGTGGCGACCTGGCCCACGAGCTGCGGCTCTGCCTCGCCGAGGCGCGCGCCGGCCTGAGCCTGCCGGCCGCGCTGCAGACCCTGGCGGACCGGACGGGCCTCCCCGGGCTGGCGAGGTTCGTCGACGGGATCGTGATCGCCGTCGAGCGCGGCACGCCGCTGGCCGAGGTGATGCGTGCGCAGGCCCAGGACGTCCGTGAGCAGGGGCGCCGGGCCGTGATGGAGGAGGGCGGTCGTCGGGAGATCGCGATGATGATCCCGGTCGTCTTCCTCATCCTCCCGGTGACCGTGCTCTTCGCGGTGTTCCCGGGGCTGCAGCTCCTCACCCTCACCGTCTGA
- a CDS encoding TadE family protein — translation MRRPRGGEREGERGSAVAEYAMVTVLLMVLFLGVVQVAIALHVRNTVAQCAVEGARYGARADVDPGASVGRAQQLLRGFAGDAYAADVSSRLSSVDGVAVVEVTVRAPLPVIGTLGPTHALTVSGRAYREGQDPS, via the coding sequence GTGAGACGGCCGCGCGGCGGCGAGCGAGAGGGCGAGCGGGGCTCCGCCGTGGCGGAGTACGCCATGGTCACGGTGCTGCTCATGGTCCTCTTCCTCGGGGTGGTCCAGGTGGCCATCGCGCTGCACGTCCGCAACACCGTGGCCCAGTGCGCCGTCGAGGGTGCCCGCTACGGCGCCCGCGCCGACGTGGATCCTGGGGCATCGGTGGGTCGGGCGCAGCAGCTGCTGCGCGGTTTCGCCGGCGACGCCTACGCCGCTGACGTGTCCTCGCGCCTGTCCAGCGTCGACGGGGTCGCGGTCGTGGAGGTCACCGTCCGCGCCCCGCTGCCGGTGATCGGCACTCTCGGACCGACCCACGCCCTCACGGTGTCCGGGCGGGCCTACCGCGAGGGCCAGGATCCGTCGTGA
- a CDS encoding CpaF family protein has translation MTSATLEAEIKDLIRRDGVDPVLDRARVAALVTRAVEDFDERSVTAGLPPLDDPARTAKEILDEVAGFGPLQPYFDDPRVEELWINEPGKVFVARDGVSELTPTILTHDGVRDLVERMLKTSGRRVDLSSPFVDASLPDGSRLHVVIPDVSRQHWQVNVRRFVARASHLDDLVRLGTLTPHAAELLAASVAAGLNVLVSGGTQAGKTTMLNCLASAIPPRERVVTCEEVFELQIPLRDVAGMQCRQSSLEGTGEIPLRRLVKEALRMRPSRIIVGEVRQEESLDLLIALNSGLPGMATIHANSAREAITKMCTLPLLAGENVGSRFVVPTVAGSIDLVVQVALERDGTRRVREIVAVPGRVEDDVVEVADLFVRRGGELVRADGFPPHLDRFERAGYDVSEILGRGA, from the coding sequence ATGACCAGCGCCACCCTCGAGGCCGAGATCAAGGACCTGATCCGGCGTGACGGAGTCGACCCCGTGCTCGACCGTGCCCGCGTGGCCGCCCTCGTGACCCGCGCCGTGGAGGACTTCGACGAGCGCTCCGTCACGGCCGGGCTGCCCCCACTCGACGACCCGGCCCGGACCGCCAAGGAGATCCTCGACGAGGTGGCCGGCTTCGGCCCCTTGCAGCCCTACTTCGACGACCCTCGGGTCGAAGAGCTGTGGATCAACGAGCCCGGCAAGGTCTTCGTGGCCAGGGACGGCGTCAGCGAGCTCACGCCGACGATCCTCACGCACGACGGGGTCCGAGACCTCGTGGAGCGGATGCTCAAGACGTCCGGCCGGCGGGTCGACCTCAGCTCGCCCTTCGTCGACGCCTCGCTGCCCGACGGGTCACGCCTGCACGTCGTGATCCCGGACGTCTCGCGGCAGCACTGGCAGGTCAACGTCCGCCGCTTCGTGGCTCGGGCGAGCCACCTCGACGACCTCGTCCGCCTGGGGACGCTGACCCCGCACGCCGCCGAGCTCCTCGCGGCCTCCGTGGCGGCCGGGCTCAACGTCCTGGTGAGCGGGGGCACCCAGGCCGGCAAGACCACCATGCTCAACTGCCTCGCGTCCGCGATCCCGCCCCGCGAGCGGGTCGTCACCTGCGAGGAGGTCTTCGAGCTGCAGATCCCGCTGCGCGACGTCGCGGGCATGCAGTGCCGCCAGTCCAGCCTCGAGGGCACCGGGGAGATCCCGCTGCGGCGCCTCGTCAAGGAGGCCCTGCGGATGCGCCCGTCGCGGATCATCGTGGGCGAGGTGCGCCAGGAGGAGAGCCTGGACCTGCTGATCGCGCTCAACAGCGGGCTGCCGGGCATGGCCACCATCCACGCCAACTCCGCCCGCGAGGCGATCACCAAGATGTGCACGTTGCCGCTGCTGGCCGGGGAGAACGTCGGCAGCCGCTTCGTCGTCCCGACGGTCGCCGGGAGCATCGACCTCGTGGTGCAGGTGGCGCTGGAGCGAGACGGCACGCGCCGGGTGCGCGAGATCGTCGCCGTCCCGGGCCGCGTGGAGGACGACGTGGTGGAGGTCGCGGATCTCTTCGTGCGACGCGGCGGGGAGCTGGTGCGGGCCGACGGCTTCCCACCCCACCTCGACCGCTTCGAGCGTGCTGGCTACGACGTCTCCGAGATCCTCGGGAGGGGTGCATGA
- a CDS encoding fluoride efflux transporter FluC, producing the protein MSPPPTPATRFAVVAVGAVGGALLRAGISELIPLDDSHFPTALLLTQAIGCGLAGLLTPTLLRRGPLWSLGFLTGALGSFTTFGLFTGEILLLAPEHLVTAIVYLLAAVLVGVSAAWAGVAVAMGDLPSREHLTRLSRPGSGDGRDARQGPSGYQHPIRSRDRGQAASPVQHERRRWRR; encoded by the coding sequence GTGAGCCCACCACCGACCCCCGCGACGCGCTTCGCCGTGGTCGCCGTCGGGGCCGTCGGAGGCGCCCTCCTGCGGGCCGGGATCAGCGAGCTCATCCCCCTGGACGACTCCCACTTCCCCACCGCGCTGCTGCTCACCCAGGCCATCGGGTGCGGGCTCGCGGGACTGCTCACCCCCACCCTGCTGCGCCGCGGACCGCTCTGGTCGTTGGGCTTCCTCACCGGCGCGCTCGGCTCCTTCACCACCTTCGGGCTCTTCACCGGCGAGATCCTGCTGCTCGCGCCCGAGCACCTCGTCACGGCCATCGTCTACCTGCTCGCCGCCGTGCTCGTCGGCGTCTCCGCCGCGTGGGCCGGTGTGGCCGTCGCCATGGGCGACCTGCCCTCGCGCGAGCACCTCACCCGACTCTCCCGACCCGGCAGCGGCGACGGCCGGGACGCCCGCCAGGGCCCGAGCGGCTACCAGCACCCCATCCGCTCCCGCGACCGCGGCCAGGCCGCCTCCCCCGTGCAGCACGAGCGCCGGCGGTGGCGCCGGTGA
- a CDS encoding FtsK/SpoIIIE domain-containing protein — protein MRLDLVLRRSGNDALVTITCAPGTPWVLVRDELCAEQALPAGAVCRIDGRRLPDDAVVGVPPLLRGAVVTTDGATAPAAPSPLLLAVLGGPAAGLVLPLASGHLALGRHPDCDLTIPDPALSRHHAVLSVDDAGVALVDAGSTNGSEVDDEVAQGPRALTVGVPLRLGRSTVAVVRAPRTRPVEPDGEGRLGVRPAPAPRRVVEQTTLERPRPPAPDGPRPFPWLTLALPLLAAGVLAAVVRAPYLLAFGLLGPVMVLATFLTDRRARRRSHSRDAEQHREALRELDRAVEQAARRELATLEARTLDPASALLVARSRGPRLWQPSAPDGSLPLRLGRADIPSHVLVRSCGPEGDGVEGVALRNAPVELDLAAAGSLGVGGPGAGRAVSAALGSLAAGMPPGTIRLHVLCPSERGCRRWSWVRWLPHAGPPMVIGSSDAEALCARLVGTAGDPPAGPGLGAPEATTAREIVVVTDADHPAAGALVRRLAPSPAQRGGPLVVAVSEREDGVPATVGAWMRLAPDGTATVGRPDGTMHTAVVPDLAADGWTSEIAGHLAPLTSAAPAAGWSPPPDRVVLSDVSPLDLSDPDGIRAAWQAPTRGPVAPLGHTGSGPVLLDLVADGPHVLVGGTTGSGKSELLQTLVAGLALALPPDELTFLLVDYKGGAAFAECSELPHTCGLITDLDPHLARRALASLRAELTYRERVLRDAGAADLAAYDHRRGPHDPPLPRLVIVIDEFRMLAAELPEFVTGVLAVAAVGRSLGVHLVLATQRPAGVVTADIRANVNARIALRMRDRADSEDVLEAPDAARISDRAPGRALWRAGDQGLQTFQTAWAGAPAPTGAVPPVLVEVDGRPTVSPAPGPDADRPTELSVLVRSVRTAAAGRPTPRSPWLPPLPDQVVAADLPVSSSTRIPLGLADLPDQQSRAVHVLDLAAGRHLAVVGTHRTGRTTALRALATAAAATPGVAEQLHVHVVDGGNSLDDLPLLPHCGTRVTRDDPQRTVQLLRRLAASCHDRAPDAPRVLLLVDRWDAVLAGADPLLAATLQDAMVALLRDGPAGGLVTAIAGDRSLLTSSLAAHLGERLVLQLTDAADLALCGIPAQARPDHQPPGRALRSGDHAEVQLVQAQRVTPALAATLAPPARPPLRLVPLPARADLDELSRACPGAVGLGGDEATPVRMPLPSPGVVAVLGPPGSGRSTALAVLARAHLDRPAEPGTASAQPPTAPAERLVVVTPGRSPLADWAREAGATVAGPHDADLLRAHLDRHPGAVLLVDGVDLLVDSPVEAVCVEAARRATAVVGRLRGSNPPQPVVVAAGTTAQLATTYRGLPAELRRATTGIVLQPRHASDGDLLGVPVPRLHNPPPGRGVLVHAGRTLVVQVGHLDLAPRGGPPAHLGPTAGTIVG, from the coding sequence ATGCGGCTGGACCTGGTGCTGCGCCGGAGCGGCAACGACGCGCTGGTCACGATCACGTGTGCCCCGGGCACGCCTTGGGTGCTCGTGCGGGACGAGCTGTGCGCCGAGCAGGCCCTTCCCGCCGGTGCCGTATGCCGCATCGACGGCCGCCGGCTCCCGGACGACGCGGTCGTGGGGGTGCCCCCGCTCCTTCGCGGCGCGGTGGTGACCACCGACGGCGCGACCGCGCCGGCGGCGCCCAGCCCCCTGCTGCTCGCCGTGCTGGGAGGCCCGGCCGCCGGGCTGGTGCTCCCCCTCGCGTCCGGTCACCTGGCGCTCGGCCGGCACCCGGACTGCGACCTCACGATCCCGGACCCAGCTCTGTCCCGGCACCACGCCGTGCTGTCGGTGGACGACGCCGGCGTGGCCCTCGTCGACGCCGGGTCGACCAACGGCTCCGAGGTGGACGACGAGGTGGCCCAGGGGCCACGAGCTCTCACGGTGGGGGTCCCGCTGCGGCTGGGCCGCTCCACCGTGGCCGTCGTGCGGGCACCCCGGACGCGCCCCGTCGAGCCCGACGGCGAGGGGCGGCTGGGCGTCCGGCCCGCACCGGCGCCCCGGCGGGTCGTGGAGCAGACCACCCTCGAGCGCCCCCGGCCCCCCGCGCCGGACGGGCCACGCCCGTTCCCCTGGCTGACCCTGGCTCTCCCGCTGCTCGCGGCCGGCGTCCTGGCGGCGGTGGTGCGGGCGCCGTACCTGCTGGCATTCGGGCTGCTCGGGCCGGTCATGGTCCTGGCGACCTTCCTGACCGACCGACGGGCACGCCGCCGCAGCCACTCTCGCGACGCCGAGCAGCATCGTGAGGCCCTGCGCGAGCTCGACCGGGCCGTGGAGCAGGCAGCCCGCCGGGAGCTCGCCACCCTAGAGGCCCGGACCCTCGACCCCGCCTCGGCGTTGCTGGTCGCGCGCTCCCGCGGGCCGCGGCTGTGGCAACCGAGCGCCCCCGACGGGTCCCTGCCGCTACGGCTGGGCCGCGCCGACATCCCCTCGCACGTGCTCGTCCGGTCCTGCGGACCCGAAGGTGACGGCGTCGAGGGGGTCGCGCTGCGCAACGCGCCCGTCGAGCTGGACCTGGCGGCCGCGGGCTCCCTCGGCGTCGGAGGACCCGGTGCCGGGCGGGCCGTCTCGGCGGCCCTGGGCTCCCTGGCTGCGGGGATGCCCCCGGGCACGATCCGGCTGCACGTGCTGTGCCCGTCCGAGCGGGGGTGCCGTCGCTGGTCATGGGTCCGCTGGTTGCCGCACGCCGGACCCCCGATGGTGATCGGCAGCAGCGACGCCGAGGCCCTGTGCGCACGGCTGGTGGGGACGGCCGGCGACCCACCGGCCGGCCCCGGGCTCGGCGCCCCGGAGGCCACCACCGCGCGGGAGATCGTCGTGGTCACCGACGCCGACCACCCCGCGGCCGGGGCGCTGGTGCGCCGCCTGGCCCCGTCACCCGCGCAGCGTGGCGGCCCCCTGGTCGTCGCGGTGTCCGAGCGTGAGGACGGGGTGCCCGCCACCGTGGGTGCCTGGATGCGCCTGGCGCCGGACGGCACCGCGACGGTCGGTCGTCCTGACGGCACGATGCACACCGCCGTCGTGCCGGACCTCGCCGCCGACGGCTGGACCAGCGAGATCGCGGGCCACCTCGCCCCGCTCACCAGCGCGGCGCCCGCAGCGGGCTGGTCACCACCGCCGGACCGTGTCGTCCTGTCCGACGTCTCGCCGCTGGACCTGTCCGACCCGGACGGCATACGAGCTGCTTGGCAGGCACCGACGCGGGGGCCCGTCGCCCCGCTCGGACACACCGGGTCAGGGCCGGTGCTGCTGGACCTCGTCGCCGACGGACCCCACGTCCTGGTCGGCGGCACCACCGGGTCAGGCAAGTCCGAGCTGCTGCAGACCCTCGTCGCCGGGCTCGCGCTGGCGCTGCCTCCGGACGAGCTCACCTTCCTGCTGGTCGACTACAAGGGCGGCGCGGCGTTCGCCGAGTGCTCGGAGCTGCCCCACACGTGCGGCCTCATCACCGACCTGGACCCGCACCTCGCACGCCGAGCCTTGGCGTCGCTGCGGGCCGAGCTGACCTACCGCGAGCGCGTCCTGCGCGACGCGGGGGCGGCCGACCTCGCGGCCTACGACCACCGCCGAGGACCCCACGACCCACCGCTGCCCCGGCTCGTCATCGTCATCGACGAGTTCCGGATGCTGGCGGCAGAGCTGCCCGAGTTCGTGACGGGCGTGCTCGCCGTGGCCGCCGTGGGGCGGTCGTTGGGCGTGCACCTGGTGCTGGCCACACAGCGCCCCGCCGGCGTGGTGACGGCCGACATCCGGGCCAACGTCAACGCCCGGATCGCGCTGCGCATGCGCGACCGGGCCGACTCCGAGGATGTCCTGGAGGCGCCCGACGCGGCACGGATCAGCGACCGCGCCCCCGGGCGGGCGCTGTGGCGCGCCGGCGACCAGGGCCTGCAGACCTTCCAGACGGCCTGGGCCGGCGCTCCTGCCCCGACCGGCGCGGTCCCTCCCGTCCTGGTGGAGGTGGACGGGCGCCCCACGGTCAGCCCCGCGCCAGGACCCGACGCGGACCGACCCACCGAGCTGAGCGTCCTCGTCCGCAGCGTCCGCACCGCCGCGGCCGGGCGCCCCACCCCCCGCAGCCCGTGGCTCCCGCCGCTCCCCGACCAGGTCGTGGCAGCCGACCTGCCGGTCTCGTCCTCGACGCGGATCCCCTTGGGCCTGGCCGATCTTCCGGACCAGCAGAGCCGCGCCGTCCACGTCCTGGACCTGGCCGCAGGGCGGCACCTCGCCGTCGTGGGCACCCACCGCACGGGCCGGACGACGGCGTTGCGGGCGCTCGCCACCGCGGCCGCCGCCACGCCGGGCGTGGCCGAGCAGCTGCACGTCCACGTGGTCGACGGCGGCAACAGCCTGGACGACCTCCCCCTGCTGCCCCACTGCGGGACCCGGGTGACCCGTGACGACCCGCAGCGGACGGTGCAGCTGTTGCGGCGGCTCGCGGCCTCCTGCCACGACCGCGCACCGGACGCTCCCCGGGTGCTGCTGCTCGTCGACCGGTGGGACGCCGTGCTCGCCGGAGCCGACCCGCTGCTCGCCGCGACCCTCCAGGACGCGATGGTCGCGCTGCTGCGCGACGGACCCGCGGGTGGGCTCGTCACAGCGATCGCGGGCGACCGGTCGCTCCTCACCTCCTCCCTGGCGGCCCACCTGGGCGAACGGCTCGTGCTGCAGCTCACCGACGCGGCGGACCTCGCCCTGTGCGGCATCCCCGCCCAGGCCCGCCCGGACCACCAGCCCCCTGGACGCGCGCTGCGCAGCGGTGACCACGCCGAGGTGCAGCTGGTGCAGGCGCAGCGCGTCACGCCGGCGCTGGCCGCCACCCTGGCGCCGCCGGCCCGCCCGCCGCTGCGGCTCGTCCCCCTGCCGGCCCGCGCGGACCTCGACGAGCTCTCGCGAGCGTGCCCCGGAGCCGTCGGGCTCGGTGGTGACGAGGCCACCCCGGTGCGTATGCCGCTCCCCTCACCCGGCGTCGTCGCCGTGCTCGGGCCCCCGGGGAGCGGGCGTTCGACCGCGCTCGCCGTCCTGGCCCGGGCACACCTCGACCGGCCGGCCGAGCCTGGGACGGCGTCCGCCCAGCCTCCGACGGCGCCCGCCGAGCGGCTCGTGGTGGTCACCCCGGGACGTTCTCCGTTGGCGGACTGGGCCCGCGAAGCCGGGGCGACCGTTGCCGGGCCGCACGACGCCGACCTGCTGCGTGCCCACCTGGACCGGCATCCCGGAGCGGTGCTCCTCGTCGACGGCGTCGACCTGCTCGTGGACAGCCCCGTCGAGGCGGTCTGCGTCGAGGCCGCCCGCCGTGCCACCGCCGTCGTCGGTCGTCTACGCGGGTCCAACCCGCCGCAGCCGGTCGTGGTCGCCGCCGGCACCACCGCGCAGCTCGCCACCACCTACCGGGGCCTGCCCGCGGAGCTGCGGCGTGCCACCACCGGCATCGTCCTGCAGCCCCGCCACGCCTCCGACGGCGACCTGCTCGGGGTGCCCGTGCCGCGCCTGCACAACCCTCCCCCCGGCCGGGGCGTGCTCGTCCACGCGGGGCGGACCCTGGTGGTCCAGGTCGGGCACCTCGACCTGGCGCCGCGCGGCGGTCCGCCCGCCCACCTCGGGCCAACAGCGGGCACAATCGTCGGGTGA